The following are encoded in a window of Armatimonas rosea genomic DNA:
- a CDS encoding metallophosphoesterase family protein, translated as MTLSDPETIHTIRYLSSGADKPERRLLEVALVRYAWEKKTAPCFLVTADLQGREQGKRNRLLGEVLAEELALLQELGQVPPLDFCLLAGDFYDYPDCHKRGGTGDITPVLNAFAPLAPQTLAVLGNHDEATPAAIASQVTLLDGTKASVAGLTVGGVGGIVGNPERNQRKTETEFLRAVERATRPQADILLLHQGPEGPTERHRGWSALNEQLQYEDDLLVVFGHCYWPTPFHTEGTNLFCNTDSRVLIFVGATP; from the coding sequence ATGACTCTCTCTGATCCCGAGACAATCCACACGATCCGCTATCTATCGTCGGGGGCGGACAAGCCGGAGCGGCGCTTGCTGGAGGTTGCTCTGGTGCGCTACGCCTGGGAGAAGAAAACCGCGCCTTGTTTTTTGGTGACCGCCGACCTCCAAGGCCGCGAACAGGGCAAGCGTAACCGGCTCCTGGGTGAGGTGCTCGCCGAGGAGCTAGCGCTTCTCCAGGAGCTCGGGCAAGTCCCCCCTTTGGACTTCTGCCTGCTGGCGGGCGACTTCTACGACTACCCCGACTGCCACAAGCGCGGCGGAACCGGCGATATCACTCCGGTGCTCAATGCCTTCGCCCCCCTCGCGCCCCAGACACTTGCCGTGCTGGGCAACCACGACGAGGCCACGCCTGCGGCCATCGCTTCCCAAGTGACACTGCTTGATGGCACGAAAGCCTCGGTCGCGGGGCTCACGGTGGGCGGTGTCGGCGGGATTGTGGGCAACCCAGAGCGCAACCAGCGCAAGACCGAGACAGAGTTTCTGCGTGCGGTCGAGAGAGCCACGCGCCCCCAGGCCGATATTCTCCTGCTCCACCAAGGCCCCGAAGGCCCCACCGAGCGGCACCGTGGCTGGAGCGCCCTCAACGAGCAGCTCCAGTACGAAGACGATTTACTAGTCGTGTTTGGCCACTGCTACTGGCCCACGCCCTTCCACACCGAAGGCACCAACCTCTTCTGCAACACCGACAGCCGCGTGCTGATCTTTGTCGGAGCCACACCATGA
- a CDS encoding GNAT family N-acetyltransferase — MKLQLATQDDWELVRTLRLEALQSEPGVFGSSYARESVYDEAQWRTWSAGPSKAVFLLYDDTSLIGLTGILAHPNDPTTAMCIASYLKPAYRGQKLSRLFYQARLDWAREQGFTRLVVGHRASNTPSMRANQAFGFQETHREPHTWHDGTEEQEIYYELLLPGHAVGG; from the coding sequence ATGAAGTTGCAGCTTGCCACACAAGACGATTGGGAGCTCGTCCGCACCCTTCGCTTAGAGGCGCTTCAGTCCGAGCCGGGTGTCTTTGGGAGCAGCTACGCCCGCGAGAGTGTCTACGACGAAGCCCAGTGGCGCACGTGGAGCGCCGGCCCCAGCAAGGCGGTCTTCCTGCTCTACGACGACACGTCTCTGATTGGTCTCACGGGCATCCTCGCCCATCCCAATGATCCCACGACGGCGATGTGTATCGCCAGCTATCTCAAGCCCGCCTACCGCGGCCAAAAGCTCTCGCGCCTCTTCTACCAAGCACGACTCGACTGGGCACGCGAGCAGGGCTTTACCCGGCTTGTGGTCGGGCACCGCGCCTCGAACACACCGTCGATGCGCGCCAACCAAGCGTTCGGCTTTCAAGAAACCCACCGCGAGCCACACACCTGGCACGACGGCACCGAGGAGCAAGAGATCTACTACGAGTTGTTGCTCCCCGGGCATGCTGTCGGGGGTTGA
- a CDS encoding toxin-antitoxin system YwqK family antitoxin: MRAEYYIEDELVGIRLWHPSGLPANEYAFQNGNKHGWQYFWNTKGNLISAQPYERGLQHGTAYQWANEGRLLGTYTMEQGSGFDLWWSEDEDGNTSLAEAYNFVSGQLHGYEWQFSNGQLRAEKHWYQDQLHGIERLWDQKGKLARGFSRYWLHGERVGKPLYLHAIAQDNTLPSLLPEADNPDRTFPREIAEALNL; encoded by the coding sequence ATGCGGGCAGAGTACTACATCGAGGACGAGCTTGTCGGGATTCGTCTCTGGCATCCCAGTGGGCTTCCGGCAAACGAGTACGCTTTTCAAAACGGCAACAAGCACGGCTGGCAGTACTTCTGGAACACAAAGGGAAACCTGATCTCTGCACAGCCCTACGAACGGGGACTACAACACGGTACCGCCTACCAGTGGGCTAATGAGGGCCGACTCCTAGGCACCTACACAATGGAACAGGGGAGTGGTTTCGATCTCTGGTGGTCCGAAGATGAAGACGGCAACACCAGCCTAGCGGAAGCCTACAACTTTGTAAGCGGTCAGCTCCACGGCTATGAGTGGCAATTTTCCAATGGCCAACTTAGAGCTGAGAAGCACTGGTATCAGGATCAGCTCCACGGAATTGAGCGACTCTGGGATCAGAAAGGCAAGCTGGCACGTGGTTTTTCTCGCTACTGGCTCCACGGCGAGCGTGTCGGTAAACCACTCTATCTCCACGCCATTGCTCAAGACAACACTTTGCCTTCCCTCTTACCTGAAGCGGACAATCCTGATCGGACTTTCCCACGAGAGATTGCAGAAGCCTTAAACCTGTAG
- a CDS encoding DUF4038 domain-containing protein, whose translation MNLRVTDNGRFLQWDDQTPFFYLADTAWELFHRLTLDEAKHYLDVRAEQGFTVIQAVLLAEFEGLTEPNQNGDLPLHDLDPTKPNEKYFAHVDAVLDYAESLGLMMGLLPTWGDKVVKAWGTGPVVFNPTNAYAYGKWLGLRYLHRENIIWINGGDRKPTTDEERETFRKLGQALRDSDPNHLITFHPQGGCHSSDAFHTEDWLDFNMIQSGHGARRIDNAAMVDKDYALAPAKPTLDAEPSYENHPINWKPDTSRFRDDDVRSALWRSVLAGACGVTYGCQDVWQFFDPSRHAAIAYADTHWSEALHFSGAWQVRHLRSLFEERDFTTGVPAQERILTDGTGARCLTGDSYLLCYLPEGGELTLTIDDLGFEMAAVSWLDPRTGIAVDDDEVDCVGEVTVASPTSGRHNDWVLCLEAAELVEDDED comes from the coding sequence ATGAACCTCCGCGTTACCGACAATGGCCGCTTTCTTCAGTGGGACGACCAGACCCCCTTTTTCTACCTCGCCGACACGGCCTGGGAGCTGTTTCACCGGCTGACACTCGACGAGGCCAAGCACTACTTAGACGTGCGCGCGGAGCAGGGCTTCACGGTGATTCAGGCGGTTCTGCTCGCCGAGTTCGAGGGCCTGACCGAGCCCAACCAAAACGGCGACCTGCCCCTCCACGACCTCGATCCGACCAAGCCCAATGAGAAGTACTTCGCCCATGTGGACGCTGTGCTAGACTACGCCGAGAGCCTCGGGCTGATGATGGGGCTCCTGCCCACGTGGGGCGACAAGGTAGTGAAGGCCTGGGGGACGGGGCCAGTGGTCTTTAACCCCACCAATGCCTACGCCTACGGCAAGTGGCTGGGGCTGCGCTATCTCCACCGCGAGAATATTATCTGGATCAACGGCGGAGACCGCAAGCCGACCACCGACGAAGAGCGCGAGACGTTTCGCAAGCTGGGTCAGGCCCTGCGCGACTCCGATCCCAACCACCTCATTACCTTCCATCCCCAGGGCGGGTGCCACTCCAGCGATGCGTTCCACACCGAGGACTGGCTGGACTTCAACATGATCCAATCGGGCCACGGGGCGCGGCGGATCGACAACGCGGCGATGGTGGACAAGGACTACGCCCTTGCGCCCGCCAAGCCGACCCTCGATGCCGAGCCCAGCTACGAGAACCACCCGATCAACTGGAAGCCGGATACGAGCCGCTTTAGAGACGACGACGTGCGCTCGGCGCTCTGGCGCTCGGTGCTGGCGGGGGCGTGCGGGGTCACCTACGGCTGCCAGGATGTCTGGCAGTTTTTTGATCCCAGCCGCCATGCCGCGATCGCCTACGCCGACACGCACTGGAGCGAGGCACTGCACTTCTCCGGGGCCTGGCAGGTGCGCCACCTGCGCTCGCTCTTCGAAGAGCGCGACTTCACCACCGGAGTCCCCGCTCAGGAGCGCATCCTCACCGACGGCACGGGCGCGCGCTGCCTCACTGGCGATAGCTACCTGCTCTGCTACCTCCCCGAGGGCGGCGAGCTCACCCTCACTATCGACGACCTCGGCTTTGAGATGGCCGCCGTCAGCTGGCTCGATCCCCGAACCGGAATCGCAGTCGACGACGACGAAGTGGACTGCGTCGGCGAGGTCACGGTTGCCTCCCCCACCTCCGGTCGCCACAACGACTGGGTCCTCTGCCTGGAAGCCGCCGAGCTGGTAGAAGACGACGAGGACTAG
- a CDS encoding uracil-DNA glycosylase family protein, which translates to MTPLDVLLTDVRACTLCAEHLPHGPRPVLQCHSDAKILIVGQAPGRRVHASGIPFDDPSGERLRDWLGITPAVFYDPHQIALLPMGFCYPGTSKSGDLPPRPECAPAWRKKLLAHLPNLQLTLVIGQYAMAYHLPTVRGSVTEIVQGWRDHWPSVVPLPHPSPRNNLWLRRNPWFDEDIVPALRLRVAEVLGINASIF; encoded by the coding sequence ATGACACCACTCGATGTACTCCTCACCGACGTTCGTGCGTGCACGCTCTGCGCGGAGCACCTGCCGCACGGGCCGCGCCCGGTGCTCCAGTGCCACTCCGATGCCAAGATTCTGATTGTCGGGCAGGCGCCAGGGCGGCGCGTCCATGCGTCGGGGATTCCCTTCGATGACCCGAGCGGGGAGCGGCTCCGCGACTGGCTGGGGATCACGCCCGCCGTTTTCTACGACCCGCACCAAATCGCGCTACTCCCGATGGGCTTTTGCTACCCCGGCACCAGCAAGTCCGGCGACCTGCCTCCACGCCCTGAGTGCGCCCCGGCTTGGCGCAAGAAGCTTCTGGCGCACTTGCCAAATCTTCAGCTCACGCTTGTGATCGGGCAGTATGCCATGGCCTATCACCTGCCCACGGTGCGCGGCTCGGTCACGGAAATTGTGCAAGGCTGGCGTGACCACTGGCCGAGTGTCGTTCCCTTGCCCCATCCCAGCCCGCGCAATAATCTCTGGCTGCGGCGCAATCCCTGGTTCGACGAAGACATCGTCCCCGCCTTGCGCTTGCGTGTCGCGGAAGTACTAGGTATAAACGCTTCTATTTTCTGA
- a CDS encoding NAD-dependent epimerase/dehydratase family protein, which yields MSKKVLVTGGSGKAGSYVVRELVAAGYEVTNLDQRRLEGLPGAFIKVDLCNAGEVYDAFAQVKPDFVCHVAANPAPSGDPRQTVFANNTLSTYHVLQAAGDFGVKRLVYASSEMATGWLTTTQLPPRLPFAEEDRATTPNAYALSKYLGEVISDSLSVRYPEMPIVSLRINNVITPETYTWLADRRANYPHGGSGNFWSYIDVRDVATAFRCAIEADTTGHEVFLIAAADTCLDTPLHNALQDHYGNEALALLAEGHGEFQSVFNCSKAERVLGWKAAHSWRDA from the coding sequence ATGAGTAAGAAAGTTCTTGTGACGGGCGGTAGTGGAAAGGCGGGCTCTTATGTGGTCCGCGAGCTGGTAGCGGCGGGCTACGAGGTGACCAACCTCGATCAGCGGCGCTTAGAGGGGCTCCCCGGCGCGTTTATCAAAGTGGATCTCTGCAATGCGGGCGAGGTCTACGATGCCTTTGCGCAGGTGAAGCCCGACTTTGTCTGTCATGTCGCAGCCAACCCAGCCCCCAGCGGGGACCCACGGCAGACAGTCTTTGCCAACAACACGCTCTCGACCTACCACGTGCTCCAGGCTGCCGGCGATTTTGGGGTCAAGCGCCTTGTCTATGCATCGTCGGAGATGGCGACCGGCTGGCTGACCACCACCCAGCTCCCCCCGCGCCTGCCCTTTGCTGAGGAGGACCGCGCCACGACTCCCAATGCCTACGCGCTCTCCAAGTACCTGGGCGAGGTAATCTCCGACTCGCTCTCCGTGCGCTACCCCGAGATGCCAATTGTCTCCCTGCGCATCAACAATGTCATCACCCCCGAGACCTACACCTGGCTCGCCGACCGCCGGGCCAACTACCCGCACGGCGGCAGCGGCAACTTCTGGAGCTACATCGATGTGCGCGATGTCGCCACGGCGTTTCGCTGTGCGATCGAGGCCGACACCACGGGCCACGAGGTATTTCTGATCGCCGCAGCGGATACCTGCCTGGACACGCCGCTCCACAACGCTCTCCAAGACCACTACGGCAACGAGGCGCTCGCGCTCCTGGCCGAGGGCCATGGGGAGTTCCAGAGTGTCTTTAACTGCAGCAAGGCCGAGCGCGTCCTTGGGTGGAAGGCGGCGCATTCGTGGCGGGATGCGTAG
- a CDS encoding GNAT family N-acetyltransferase: MTKPEVPILYKTDLSAVDWQELRALLIADRFHNGRTAEQLEESFRNSFATVIAYAGPQPIGTARALSDGVCNAYIVDVWTYSAYRRQGVATAMMALLEAKLSGQHVALFTEDAVPLYTTLAYTEETVGMSKVIGTWLRRHDSL, encoded by the coding sequence GTGACCAAGCCAGAAGTACCGATTTTGTATAAGACCGATCTCTCTGCTGTCGACTGGCAGGAGCTTAGGGCGTTGCTGATCGCGGATCGTTTCCATAATGGGCGAACGGCGGAGCAGCTAGAGGAGTCGTTTCGCAATAGCTTTGCGACCGTTATCGCCTATGCCGGCCCGCAGCCTATCGGCACCGCACGCGCCCTCTCCGATGGAGTCTGCAACGCCTACATTGTCGATGTCTGGACCTACTCTGCCTATCGACGGCAAGGAGTTGCCACCGCGATGATGGCCTTACTGGAAGCAAAGCTCTCTGGGCAACATGTGGCCTTATTTACAGAAGATGCTGTCCCTCTGTACACCACTCTCGCCTACACTGAGGAGACCGTTGGCATGAGCAAGGTAATCGGAACCTGGCTACGACGACATGACTCTCTCTGA